One Acidobacteriota bacterium genomic window carries:
- a CDS encoding protein glxC — protein MESIALASVDLQELSVRQLNHYLHHEIGSKSLSRIEILNPNGLHNIAVGMDAPAQVDVRGHAGYFLGGMNRQARIVVHGNVGWSVAENMMSGEVRVKGFASQCAGASAHGGLLFIEGSASSRCGISLKGGDIVVGGHVGHMSAFMAQAGHLLVCGDAGAGLGDSLYEAVIYIRGKIHSLGADAREEPMAESDYATVGQLLSRAELDWSPREFKRVASAKTLYHWNVDAEQEY, from the coding sequence ATGGAGTCTATAGCCTTGGCGTCTGTCGACCTCCAGGAGCTGTCGGTCCGCCAGCTCAACCATTACCTCCATCATGAAATCGGGAGCAAGTCCCTTTCCAGGATCGAGATCCTCAACCCCAACGGGCTTCACAACATAGCCGTGGGCATGGATGCGCCGGCGCAGGTGGACGTCAGGGGCCACGCCGGCTATTTCCTGGGAGGCATGAACCGTCAGGCCCGGATCGTGGTGCATGGAAATGTGGGCTGGAGCGTCGCGGAGAACATGATGTCCGGAGAGGTGCGGGTCAAGGGATTCGCCTCCCAGTGCGCCGGGGCCTCGGCCCATGGAGGCCTGCTCTTCATCGAGGGAAGCGCCTCCTCCCGCTGCGGCATTTCCCTGAAGGGCGGCGACATCGTGGTGGGAGGCCACGTGGGCCACATGTCCGCCTTCATGGCCCAGGCCGGTCACCTGCTGGTTTGCGGCGACGCCGGCGCCGGTCTGGGCGATTCGCTCTATGAAGCCGTGATCTACATTCGGGGGAAGATTCACTCGCTGGGGGCCGACGCCCGGGAAGAGCCCATGGCCGAGAGCGACTACGCCACCGTCGGGCAACTGCTGAGCCGAGCGGAGCTGGACTGGTCCCCCCGGGAATTCAAGCGGGTGGCCTCCGCCAAGACGCTCTACCACTGGAACGTGGACGCCGAACAGGAGTACTAG
- a CDS encoding FMN-binding glutamate synthase family protein: MTKKIDLEESSLYDRHVLEYIHRASEQGLYDIRGLGAKRRVPHFDDLVFLTASASRYPLEGYREKCLTRTVLGTRRAKKPITLDIPITIAGMSFGSLSANVKEAIGRAASEVGTSTTTGDGGMTREERASSKTLVYQCLPSRYGFNPQDLRQADAIEMVIGQGAKPGGGGMLLGLKVSPRVAQMRTLPEGIDQRSACRHPDWTGPDDLTIKINELREITDWQIPIYVKLGATRVRDDVKLAVKAGADVVVVDGMQGGTAATQQVFIEHAGIPTLPAVRQAVEALDEMDVLGEVQLVVSGGIRTGADVAKALALGADAVSLGQAVLMALGCNSPSYFDGQGSVDVSDEYAKLGTGPGYCHHCQTGLCPVGVTTQIPELEKRLQPDWGARRLKNYLQTLTMELTTLARACGKSNVHHLEREDLVALTVEAAAMAKLPLAGTDWIPGDGLR; this comes from the coding sequence ATGACCAAGAAGATCGACCTGGAAGAGAGTTCTCTATACGACCGGCACGTGCTGGAGTACATCCATCGGGCCTCGGAGCAAGGCCTCTACGACATTCGGGGTTTGGGCGCCAAGAGAAGGGTGCCCCATTTCGACGATCTGGTCTTCCTGACGGCCTCGGCTTCCCGCTATCCCCTGGAGGGATACCGGGAAAAGTGCCTCACCCGGACCGTCCTGGGCACCCGGCGTGCCAAGAAGCCCATCACCCTGGACATCCCCATCACCATCGCGGGCATGAGCTTCGGCTCGCTTTCGGCCAACGTCAAGGAAGCCATCGGCCGGGCGGCCTCCGAGGTGGGTACCTCCACCACCACCGGCGACGGGGGCATGACCCGGGAGGAACGGGCATCCTCCAAGACGCTGGTCTACCAGTGCCTTCCCTCCCGCTACGGGTTCAATCCCCAGGATCTGAGGCAGGCCGACGCCATTGAGATGGTGATCGGTCAGGGGGCCAAGCCCGGGGGCGGCGGCATGTTGCTGGGGCTCAAGGTGAGCCCGCGGGTGGCCCAAATGCGGACCCTGCCCGAGGGCATCGACCAGCGTTCGGCCTGCCGCCATCCCGATTGGACCGGCCCCGACGACCTGACCATCAAGATCAACGAGCTGCGGGAAATCACCGACTGGCAGATCCCCATCTACGTCAAGCTGGGAGCCACCCGGGTGCGGGACGACGTCAAGCTGGCGGTCAAGGCCGGCGCCGACGTGGTGGTAGTGGACGGCATGCAGGGGGGAACGGCAGCCACCCAGCAGGTGTTTATCGAGCACGCGGGGATCCCCACGCTGCCGGCCGTGCGGCAGGCGGTGGAGGCCCTGGACGAGATGGATGTCCTGGGCGAGGTGCAACTGGTGGTTTCCGGGGGAATTCGCACCGGGGCCGACGTGGCCAAGGCTCTGGCCCTGGGGGCGGACGCCGTGTCTCTGGGCCAAGCCGTGCTGATGGCGCTGGGCTGCAACAGCCCCTCGTATTTCGATGGACAGGGGTCGGTGGACGTCAGCGACGAGTACGCCAAGCTGGGCACGGGGCCCGGCTACTGTCACCACTGTCAGACCGGGCTGTGCCCGGTGGGAGTGACCACCCAGATCCCCGAGCTGGAAAAGCGATTGCAGCCCGATTGGGGGGCCCGCCGCCTCAAGAATTATCTTCAGACCCTAACGATGGAGTTGACCACCCTGGCCAGGGCCTGCGGCAAATCCAACGTCCACCACCTGGAGCGGGAAGACCTGGTTGCGCTCACGGTGGAAGCGGCCGCCATGGCCAAGCTCCCCCTGGCCGGAACCGACTGGATTCCGGGGGACGGGCTGCGATAG
- a CDS encoding BrnA antitoxin family protein: MKETSRERTKQQKAEIEALAALPDERIDTSDIPEIRDWSGARRGTLYRPVKQQITLRLDADVVAWFKTNAPGGRGYQTEINRVLRQHAKMALHRT, encoded by the coding sequence ATGAAGGAGACTTCTAGAGAACGCACCAAGCAGCAGAAGGCGGAGATCGAAGCTCTTGCGGCCCTTCCCGACGAGAGAATCGATACGAGCGACATTCCTGAGATTCGGGATTGGTCCGGCGCCAGGCGAGGAACCCTCTATCGGCCGGTGAAACAACAAATTACGCTAAGGCTGGATGCCGACGTGGTGGCTTGGTTCAAGACCAACGCCCCCGGTGGGCGGGGGTACCAGACTGAAATCAACCGGGTGCTCCGCCAACACGCCAAGATGGCGTTGCACCGCACTTAA
- a CDS encoding type II toxin-antitoxin system HicA family toxin: MRKKHLKTLDAIFKRPTQSGIKWADIESLFSACGAYIEEREGSRVYVELNNRVGHFHRPYPGKEARKGVVDAVRRFLKEAGINR; encoded by the coding sequence GTGAGGAAGAAGCACCTCAAGACCTTGGACGCGATCTTCAAGCGTCCCACACAGTCAGGTATCAAATGGGCTGATATCGAGTCGTTGTTCTCCGCCTGTGGTGCCTACATCGAGGAACGGGAAGGCTCCAGGGTCTACGTCGAATTGAACAACAGGGTGGGTCACTTCCACCGACCCTACCCCGGGAAGGAAGCGCGCAAGGGAGTTGTAGATGCAGTCAGGCGATTCCTGAAGGAGGCAGGGATAAACCGATGA
- a CDS encoding type II toxin-antitoxin system HicB family antitoxin → MMEYKGYRAAVTFDDEADVFHGEVVNTRDVIVFEGTSVAQLKKEFKFSIDDYVKVCEERGRTPDKPFSGKIPLRLPPEVHRAAATAASIQGKSLNAWIAETVREAVGSTSS, encoded by the coding sequence ATGATGGAATACAAGGGATACCGGGCGGCAGTGACTTTCGATGACGAGGCCGATGTCTTCCATGGAGAAGTGGTAAATACCAGAGACGTCATTGTATTCGAGGGCACCTCGGTCGCCCAACTCAAGAAGGAGTTCAAGTTCTCGATCGATGACTACGTCAAGGTATGCGAAGAACGCGGAAGAACGCCGGATAAACCGTTCTCCGGGAAGATTCCTCTCCGACTCCCGCCGGAGGTCCATCGGGCCGCCGCCACAGCCGCCAGTATCCAGGGGAAAAGCCTCAACGCCTGGATTGCCGAGACAGTAAGAGAGGCAGTTGGAAGCACCAGCAGCTAA
- a CDS encoding aspartate/glutamate racemase family protein: protein MKILVLNPFAGGMQELERCRRVAGPDTEIVFEDISDVYPLSYVTYIYYRHRCADAVAERACRAQEEGFDALFICCCYDPGLWEARELVNFPVTAAFEAGCHYANAISQRYSVIATEYKTVHCYREMAQLYGAGSKLASVRHIHLSARESYPDRTDPREVVARTLEVAQKCVEEDGAEAILMGCTLQSCPLTVTGVDDSLGAPIIDPVLVGVKYTEFMVEARRAGLPILSRFGTWQKPPADEVERLRRARVRSSSG, encoded by the coding sequence ATGAAAATTCTCGTCTTGAATCCATTTGCAGGGGGCATGCAGGAACTGGAGCGGTGCCGAAGGGTGGCGGGACCGGACACCGAGATCGTGTTCGAGGACATTTCCGACGTCTATCCCCTCAGCTACGTGACCTACATCTACTATCGCCACCGCTGCGCCGACGCCGTGGCCGAGCGGGCCTGCCGGGCTCAGGAGGAGGGCTTCGACGCCCTGTTCATCTGTTGCTGCTACGATCCGGGCCTGTGGGAAGCTCGCGAGCTGGTGAACTTCCCGGTGACGGCGGCCTTCGAGGCCGGGTGCCACTATGCCAACGCCATCTCACAGAGGTACTCGGTCATCGCTACCGAGTACAAGACCGTGCACTGCTACCGCGAGATGGCTCAACTCTACGGAGCCGGCTCCAAGCTGGCCTCGGTGAGGCATATCCACCTGTCGGCCAGGGAGTCCTATCCGGACCGCACCGATCCCCGGGAGGTGGTGGCCCGGACGCTGGAGGTGGCTCAGAAATGCGTGGAGGAGGACGGCGCCGAAGCCATCCTGATGGGGTGCACCCTGCAGAGCTGCCCGTTGACGGTTACCGGCGTGGACGACTCGCTGGGAGCCCCCATCATCGATCCGGTGCTGGTGGGCGTCAAATACACCGAGTTCATGGTGGAAGCCAGGCGGGCGGGATTGCCCATATTGAGTCGGTTCGGCACCTGGCAGAAGCCTCCGGCGGACGAGGTCGAGAGGCTGCGGAGGGCAAGGGTACGGTCGTCAAGTGGCTAA
- a CDS encoding hydantoinase B/oxoprolinase family protein, protein MTAGNPSAQVRTDPVTLQVMTNAIYSVADEMVAALVRTSFSTNIKDRRDCSGAVFTRDGQLVAQGEVGTPLHLGVMLPAVQTAIAAIPPETLEPEDDIIVNTPYPEGPGHLNDVTLVSPVFDGPHLVAYVANMSHHVDVGGFAPGSMAFGVWEHFQEGLQIPPLKLVKRGRIDEDLVRLITANLRTPVEFRGDLAAQIAANNVGEERLQGLMRKYGRETVLHYMNEIMDYSERRLSAAIRELPQGSYSSQDYLEGDGISTEKIAIRVTVTVQGSELTADFRESDPQALGPINCRPPSVKACAYYLAKALLDPGLPPNSGAFRPIRVLTRPGTLMEVEFPGALCNANIVTTQRIVDALMGAFLQIIPERAAAACSGTMNLLNIGGRDPRSGALFNYIETYGGGQGALVDRDGTSAVQMHMTNTRNAPVEVIESTYPFFIRGYGLVSESAGAGEFRGGYGMRREFEIEADRVTVTLSSDRFELAPWGIFGGRSASTGNCKVVLPDGSVQQLPSKVTRVLTKGSRLISTTPGGGGWGDPCERPAEQVRQDVVQELLSRESALSIYGVVLDDDLSLDSHATAEEREKRRSASGVE, encoded by the coding sequence ATGACCGCCGGAAACCCGAGTGCCCAAGTCAGGACCGACCCCGTCACCCTGCAGGTCATGACCAATGCCATCTACTCGGTTGCCGATGAGATGGTGGCGGCTCTGGTCCGGACTTCCTTCTCCACCAATATCAAGGACCGCAGGGACTGCAGCGGCGCCGTCTTCACCCGGGACGGCCAACTGGTGGCCCAGGGCGAGGTGGGCACGCCCCTCCATCTGGGGGTGATGCTGCCGGCCGTGCAGACCGCCATTGCGGCCATTCCCCCCGAGACCCTGGAGCCGGAGGACGACATCATCGTCAACACCCCCTACCCCGAGGGCCCCGGTCACCTCAACGATGTCACCCTGGTCTCACCCGTCTTCGATGGCCCTCATCTGGTGGCCTACGTGGCCAACATGTCCCACCACGTGGACGTGGGCGGATTCGCCCCAGGCAGCATGGCTTTCGGTGTCTGGGAGCACTTTCAGGAGGGCCTGCAGATCCCCCCGCTGAAGCTGGTCAAGCGGGGGCGCATCGATGAGGACCTGGTGCGCCTCATCACCGCCAACCTGCGGACCCCGGTGGAGTTCCGGGGCGATCTGGCGGCCCAGATCGCAGCCAACAACGTGGGCGAGGAGCGTCTCCAGGGCCTGATGCGGAAGTATGGCCGGGAGACCGTGCTTCACTACATGAACGAGATCATGGACTACTCGGAGCGGCGCCTTTCGGCAGCCATCAGGGAACTGCCCCAGGGATCCTATTCCTCCCAGGACTACCTGGAAGGGGATGGGATCTCCACCGAGAAAATCGCCATCCGGGTGACCGTCACCGTTCAGGGATCCGAGCTGACGGCCGACTTTCGGGAGAGCGATCCCCAGGCCCTGGGGCCCATCAACTGCCGTCCGCCCTCGGTGAAAGCCTGTGCCTACTACCTGGCCAAGGCTCTTCTGGACCCGGGTCTGCCCCCCAACTCGGGCGCCTTTCGCCCCATCAGGGTACTGACCAGGCCCGGCACGCTCATGGAGGTTGAGTTCCCCGGCGCCCTCTGCAACGCCAACATCGTGACCACCCAGAGAATCGTGGACGCCCTCATGGGCGCCTTTCTCCAGATCATTCCCGAGCGGGCCGCGGCTGCCTGCTCGGGGACCATGAACCTGCTGAACATCGGAGGCCGCGACCCCCGCAGCGGCGCCCTCTTCAACTACATCGAAACCTACGGCGGCGGTCAGGGAGCGCTGGTGGATCGCGACGGGACCTCGGCGGTGCAGATGCACATGACCAACACCCGCAACGCTCCGGTCGAGGTGATCGAATCGACCTACCCCTTTTTCATCCGCGGCTACGGCCTGGTCTCGGAAAGCGCCGGGGCCGGCGAGTTCAGGGGAGGCTACGGCATGCGGCGCGAGTTCGAGATCGAAGCCGACCGGGTAACGGTCACACTCAGCTCGGATCGATTCGAATTGGCTCCCTGGGGAATCTTCGGAGGCAGGAGCGCTTCGACCGGAAACTGCAAGGTGGTGCTGCCAGACGGATCGGTGCAGCAACTTCCCTCGAAGGTGACTCGGGTCCTGACCAAGGGATCCCGGCTGATCAGCACCACTCCGGGGGGCGGAGGCTGGGGAGATCCTTGCGAACGCCCTGCCGAACAGGTCCGCCAGGACGTGGTTCAGGAGCTGCTGTCGAGGGAGTCGGCCCTGAGCATCTACGGGGTCGTTCTCGATGACGATCTGTCACTGGACTCCCACGCCACCGCCGAGGAGAGGGAGAAACGCCGGTCCGCATCGGGCGTTGAATAG
- a CDS encoding hydantoinase/oxoprolinase family protein, translating into MSVRIGVDVGGTFTDIVCFDEQEGDFRLLKVPSTPERPSAAVIEGTRRVLSQFEVPAESVGFFIHGTTVATNTILERKGAEVALLVTAGFRDVPYIMRQDRPRLYDYFQQRPQPLIPRERRFEVPERMLYSGEVSLPLQEEPARQLLRRLKELEVRDIAVCLLHSYVNPSHERTLRDWIRQEIPEARVSLSSDILPEFKEFERLSTTAVNAYVLPSVGSYIQRLEEGLDSLQVPSGLHIMQSNGGIMTSETAQSHCVHMVLSGPAAGALSGLVLGRKAGLDHIISIDVGGTSADVAVARDGNLHFAEESEIAGQVLKIPAIEINTVGAGGGSIAWVDSGGALQVGPQSAGAHPGPACYRRGGSRPTVTDANVVLGRLNANYLLGGEMAIDAELSARAIGDGVATPLNLEPVEAAEGIIRVINAVMAKAIRRLSVEKGCDPREFTLVSFGGGGPLHAAELAADLQIPRVLVPPVPGVSSALGLITADFRHDYVRTVLWKQQQASLGKFKDLLRELQSSALSQMEKEGVASGLVAFVTASDLRYEGQGFSLPVSFELEELSGWTDLGPLVQRFHQRHQETYGYHDEQAATEVVNLRLAAIGRLSPATLARLPERQPDPVPALVGTRKVYVEGRFTDAKVYRRSGLGWGSVVHGPAIVEQLDSTTLILPGQRAETDEFGNLMITWENRQ; encoded by the coding sequence ATGTCCGTCCGAATCGGAGTCGACGTCGGGGGAACCTTTACCGACATCGTCTGCTTTGACGAGCAAGAGGGGGACTTCAGGCTGCTGAAGGTTCCCAGCACGCCCGAGCGGCCCAGCGCGGCCGTCATCGAGGGAACTCGCCGCGTCCTGAGCCAGTTCGAGGTTCCCGCCGAGTCGGTGGGGTTCTTCATTCACGGGACCACCGTGGCCACCAACACCATCCTGGAGCGCAAGGGAGCCGAGGTGGCCCTGCTGGTCACCGCCGGCTTCCGGGACGTGCCCTACATCATGCGGCAGGACCGGCCCCGCCTCTACGACTACTTCCAGCAGCGTCCCCAGCCCCTGATCCCGCGGGAGCGCCGCTTTGAAGTCCCGGAACGCATGCTCTACTCGGGTGAGGTCAGCCTGCCCCTGCAGGAGGAGCCCGCCCGACAGCTGCTGCGCCGGCTGAAGGAACTGGAAGTCCGGGATATCGCCGTCTGCCTGCTGCACTCCTATGTGAACCCGTCCCACGAAAGAACGCTCCGGGACTGGATCCGGCAGGAGATTCCCGAGGCCCGGGTCTCGCTCTCATCGGACATCCTGCCCGAGTTCAAGGAGTTCGAGAGATTGAGCACCACGGCCGTCAACGCCTACGTGCTGCCCTCGGTGGGCAGCTATATCCAGCGGCTCGAGGAGGGGCTGGACTCCCTGCAAGTTCCCTCGGGACTTCATATCATGCAGTCCAACGGCGGCATCATGACCTCCGAGACCGCCCAGAGCCACTGTGTGCACATGGTGCTTTCCGGACCGGCCGCCGGCGCCCTGAGTGGACTGGTCCTGGGGCGAAAGGCCGGGCTGGACCACATCATTTCCATCGACGTGGGAGGCACCAGCGCCGACGTGGCCGTGGCCCGCGACGGCAACCTCCACTTTGCCGAGGAGAGCGAGATCGCCGGGCAGGTCCTCAAGATCCCGGCCATCGAAATCAACACGGTCGGGGCCGGCGGCGGCAGCATCGCCTGGGTCGATTCCGGGGGAGCCCTGCAGGTCGGCCCTCAGAGCGCCGGCGCCCATCCGGGCCCCGCCTGCTACCGGCGAGGAGGCAGCCGGCCCACTGTTACCGACGCCAACGTGGTCCTGGGTCGCTTGAACGCCAACTACCTCCTGGGAGGCGAGATGGCTATCGATGCCGAGCTTTCCGCGAGGGCCATCGGCGACGGCGTCGCCACGCCGCTGAATCTTGAGCCGGTCGAGGCTGCCGAAGGGATTATCCGAGTGATCAATGCCGTAATGGCCAAGGCCATTCGTCGCCTCTCGGTGGAGAAGGGATGCGACCCCAGGGAGTTCACGCTGGTCAGTTTCGGCGGCGGGGGGCCCCTGCATGCCGCCGAGCTTGCGGCCGATCTGCAGATCCCCCGGGTGCTGGTGCCGCCGGTCCCGGGAGTCAGCTCCGCCCTGGGTCTGATCACGGCCGACTTTCGCCACGACTACGTGCGTACGGTGTTGTGGAAGCAGCAGCAGGCCTCCCTGGGCAAGTTCAAGGACCTGCTGCGAGAATTGCAGTCGTCGGCCCTGTCCCAGATGGAAAAGGAAGGAGTTGCCTCCGGACTGGTGGCATTTGTGACCGCTTCCGACCTCCGTTATGAAGGGCAGGGATTCTCCCTTCCCGTCTCCTTCGAGCTGGAGGAACTCTCCGGTTGGACCGACCTGGGTCCCCTGGTCCAGCGATTCCACCAGCGGCACCAGGAGACCTACGGATACCACGACGAGCAGGCTGCCACCGAGGTGGTCAACCTGCGGCTGGCAGCCATCGGACGCCTCTCGCCGGCAACCCTGGCGCGGCTTCCCGAGCGGCAACCCGATCCGGTCCCGGCCCTGGTGGGAACCAGGAAGGTCTACGTGGAGGGCCGATTCACCGACGCCAAGGTCTACCGGCGCTCCGGACTGGGATGGGGCTCGGTGGTGCATGGGCCGGCCATCGTGGAGCAACTGGACTCGACCACCCTTATCCTGCCCGGCCAGCGGGCCGAAACCGACGAATTCGGCAATCTGATGATCACCTGGGAGAATCGCCAATGA
- a CDS encoding VWA domain-containing protein, with amino-acid sequence MMSSRLCHRVFIRPVAFWLILKLMAPASASGSPQRPPIDPDSAKESQPSPPFTVRVPVNTVLVNVTVTDKAGKPVTDLTIDDFTLYEDDKRQEIQSFELESGRPIVGPEAGHSASDQAGGQTPRVRSPEDIQGEPTRLISCFIDDLTAHTPRYYAWTVSALKKFVAEEMGPHDRVGIFSASGNVRIPFTNDRKQLQDRIDDLVPGNLQLSRPLLHREFGFSVIRRIRAAIRRLLASLDQHLLFLRHVRANKSLILLSQGFVPGPAMRWRLDRLIDQALRSRVTLNTVDMKGLHTANLGRYRVLLDRYLEQLAVDTGGIYFRDSNDLFEGLRQIHNARSFYYALSYTAPDPEPSGKYHRIKVEVDRPGLTLGHRKGYFAPREKPSLENSKNKDLQLALEAPVDFNQIPVQLDYESSRLNEDRYRLSVLTHVKIEGVQFLHQEGKHRNLLHLVTMVYDQNDEHVEGSEQKVELNLSESSYLTMLDHGFTSKTDVELPAGQYRIKSIVREGNQARMGSLEETVKLPIPEREASPPGPMAKAEVVETARPSVPESGAGASSAQADFAEEELVPSPFPDGLGGGNLVLSQQLIPLADLSGELRQSLLEDSDSLIFKDILILLPMDDQIDRNYPVTICYRLYNINYPVESDGMTAQIQLADESGRGSRFPPVRLGKGRTQSRRSGTVDVGFNLSFKDVEPGRYKLTLLTRAPAAGRQAVSFETTIMVVE; translated from the coding sequence ATGATGTCTTCTCGACTCTGCCATCGTGTCTTCATCCGCCCCGTAGCCTTCTGGCTGATCTTGAAATTGATGGCTCCGGCTTCTGCGTCCGGCTCGCCACAGAGGCCGCCGATCGATCCCGATTCAGCCAAGGAATCGCAGCCATCCCCACCCTTTACCGTCAGAGTGCCGGTGAACACCGTGTTGGTGAACGTCACTGTCACCGACAAAGCCGGGAAGCCGGTCACAGATCTGACTATCGATGACTTCACGCTTTACGAAGACGACAAACGTCAAGAGATTCAAAGCTTCGAGCTGGAGTCCGGCCGGCCGATCGTCGGTCCGGAAGCGGGGCATTCAGCCAGCGACCAGGCTGGAGGGCAAACTCCGCGGGTGCGATCTCCAGAGGACATCCAGGGTGAGCCAACCCGCCTCATCAGTTGCTTCATTGACGACCTGACTGCGCACACTCCCAGGTACTATGCCTGGACCGTCTCTGCGCTGAAAAAATTCGTCGCAGAAGAAATGGGGCCTCATGATCGGGTGGGCATTTTCTCGGCCTCCGGGAACGTCCGAATACCCTTTACCAACGACCGCAAGCAATTGCAGGACCGGATTGACGATCTAGTACCAGGGAATCTGCAACTGTCCCGTCCTCTCCTGCACAGAGAGTTTGGATTTTCAGTCATCAGGCGCATCCGGGCGGCTATTCGTAGGCTCCTGGCAAGTCTGGATCAGCATCTTCTCTTCCTGCGGCATGTCAGGGCGAACAAGTCATTGATCCTTCTGTCCCAAGGATTTGTTCCAGGGCCGGCAATGCGATGGAGGCTGGATCGGTTGATCGACCAGGCCCTGCGATCCCGCGTGACCCTCAACACCGTCGACATGAAGGGCCTTCACACCGCGAACCTGGGCCGATACCGAGTCCTCTTGGACCGCTACCTGGAACAGCTGGCCGTGGACACCGGGGGCATCTATTTTCGTGACAGCAACGATCTCTTCGAGGGCCTCAGACAGATCCACAACGCCCGGTCCTTCTACTATGCGCTCTCCTACACTGCCCCCGATCCGGAGCCCAGCGGCAAATATCACAGGATCAAGGTGGAAGTGGACCGGCCCGGCCTGACACTCGGACACCGCAAGGGCTACTTTGCGCCCCGGGAAAAACCGTCCCTTGAGAACAGCAAGAACAAGGATCTTCAGCTCGCCCTCGAAGCACCGGTCGATTTCAACCAGATTCCGGTGCAATTGGACTATGAGTCTTCTCGGCTCAACGAGGATCGCTATCGCTTGAGCGTGTTGACCCACGTCAAGATCGAGGGGGTGCAATTTCTTCATCAGGAAGGGAAACACCGGAATCTGCTTCATCTGGTCACAATGGTTTACGACCAGAACGACGAGCACGTGGAAGGTTCCGAGCAGAAGGTGGAACTCAATCTAAGCGAGTCCAGCTATCTCACCATGCTCGATCACGGATTCACTTCCAAAACGGACGTGGAACTTCCTGCCGGCCAGTACAGGATCAAGTCCATAGTCCGAGAAGGCAATCAGGCCAGGATGGGATCACTTGAAGAGACGGTCAAGCTTCCCATCCCGGAGAGGGAGGCAAGCCCCCCGGGCCCAATGGCAAAAGCAGAAGTCGTGGAGACGGCCAGGCCATCCGTTCCGGAGAGCGGAGCGGGAGCGAGTTCCGCCCAGGCAGACTTTGCAGAAGAAGAACTCGTTCCTTCCCCTTTCCCGGATGGCCTGGGAGGCGGTAATCTGGTGCTGAGCCAACAGCTCATTCCACTGGCTGATCTGAGCGGCGAACTGCGGCAAAGCCTGTTGGAGGACAGCGACTCGCTGATCTTCAAGGATATCCTGATTCTTCTTCCGATGGATGATCAGATCGACCGCAATTACCCGGTCACGATCTGTTACAGGCTTTACAACATCAACTATCCCGTTGAGAGCGATGGGATGACGGCTCAGATCCAACTCGCCGATGAAAGCGGCCGGGGCAGCCGATTCCCCCCGGTTCGTTTAGGGAAAGGCAGAACCCAGTCCCGGAGATCCGGAACTGTCGATGTGGGCTTTAACCTCTCCTTCAAAGACGTGGAGCCCGGCAGATACAAGCTGACTTTGTTGACGCGGGCCCCGGCAGCCGGCCGGCAAGCAGTAAGTTTCGAAACCACCATCATGGTCGTGGAGTAG
- a CDS encoding prevent-host-death protein: MLNNRLSEYVRLAASGETVLVTNRDRVVAEIGPPKSTRSPVLADALLAEAVRKGWLTPPLLPLAGEPQTPGPVAPLRDLLSELESDRSDR, translated from the coding sequence ATGCTGAACAACCGCCTGAGCGAGTACGTGCGGCTGGCAGCTTCTGGAGAAACCGTCCTGGTGACAAACCGGGACCGGGTCGTCGCGGAGATCGGTCCGCCGAAATCAACCAGGAGCCCGGTTCTCGCTGACGCGCTGCTGGCCGAAGCAGTGCGCAAGGGCTGGTTGACGCCACCCCTGCTGCCGCTTGCCGGGGAGCCTCAGACACCGGGGCCGGTAGCGCCACTCCGCGACCTTCTCTCCGAATTGGAGAGTGATCGAAGCGACCGGTGA